A genome region from Bemisia tabaci chromosome 3, PGI_BMITA_v3 includes the following:
- the LOC109031099 gene encoding facilitated trehalose transporter Tret1 isoform X2, translating to MFATPGVRRQLAAAIICSIGCLIAGLMVGWPAPTLKKLRQPDSPVHLTPHEEAWVVNAMYYGTILSPFPSGFLINLIGRKTTLLVLAVFPTLSWILVYFSTSATMLMVARLFSGFWLGGIQTVVPLYTGEISEPHVRGIFGSFFQVSSFVGNNFSFIVAPYVTIQTMATICGFFPVLFIILFVFCPESPYYYAMKKNSKAAGKSLSWLRGDEPIMKELQTIQTSVDKELKDDETFTQKLTSIATDPANRKGFIIVETLDVMQRLCGISCMKAFSSIILPPKLGPLTTDHCTIIIGFVWMFSSLICTGLIDKAGRKPLLYASSLGIFVSMLWTGIWYYLNDNTDIDVSSFKWLPLAGFLVFGVTFSFGLGPIVKIYQGEMFPNNLKGMASALTAIIAAFASSVSTGMFPILTETIGMYANFLIFSAVGLVNFLFTYFYVIETKGKSLQEIQAELNGERPVVTQSNGDSEKAV from the exons ATGTTCGCTACGCCCGGTGTTAGGCGGCAGCTGGCCGCTGCCATCATAT GTTCCATCGGCTGTCTGATCGCTGGGCTCATGGTGGGCTGGCCGGCGCCGACCCTTAAGAAACTCCGACAGCCCGACTCGCCGGTCCATCTCACCCCGCATGAGGAGGCGTGGGTGGTGAACGCCATGTACTACGGCACGATCCTGAGCCCCTTTCCGAGCGGGTTCCTGATCAACCTCATCGGGAGGAAGACCACTCTCCTGGTCCTGGCCGTGTTTCCGACGCTATCATGGATCTTGGTTTACTTCAGCACTTCGGCCACCATGCTCATGGTCGCCCGCCTTTTCTCTGGATTCTGGCTCGGTGGGATACAGACCGTCGTCCCTCTCTACACTGGCGAAATCTCTGAGCCCCACGTCAGGGGTATCTTCGGATCGTTCTTTCAG GTCAGCAGTTTCGTCGGCAACAACTTCTCCTTCATCGTCGCCCCGTACGTAACGATCCAAACCATGGCGACGATATGCGGTTTCTTCCCGGTGTTGTTCATCATCCTCTTCGTATTCTGCCCCGAATCACCTTACTACTACGCCATGAAGAAAAACTCAAAAGCCGCGGGGAAGTCCCTATCCTGGCTACGCGGTGACGAGCCAATCATGAAAGAGCTCCAAACGATCCAAACCTCCGTCGATAAGGAACTAAAGGACGACGAGACATTCACCCAAAAGCTCACAAGCATAGCAACAGACCCAGCCAACCGGAAAGGCTTCATCATCGTCGAGACACTAGACGTGATGCAAAGGCTCTGCGGAATCAGTTGTATGAAAGCTTTCTCCTCCATAATCCTCCCACCGAAACTAGGACCTCTAACCACGGATCATTGTACGATCATCATCGGTTTCGTCTGGATGTTCTCCTCCCTGATCTGCACGGGTCTCATAGACAAAGCAGGCAGGAAGCCCTTACTCTACGCCTCCAGTTTGGGCATATTCGTGTCCATGCTATGGACCGGGATATGGTACTATTTGAACGACAATACCGATATCGACGTCAGCTCGTTCAAGTGGCTCCCTCTGGCGGGATTCTTAGTCTTCGGGGTCACGTTTTCCTTTGGACTGGGGCCGATCGTGAAGATCTACCAAGGGGAGATGTTCCCGAATAACCTGAAAGGCATGGCGTCGGCGTTGACCGCCATCATTGCGGCCTTTGCGTCGTCGGTCAGCACGGGGATGTTCCCGATTTTGACGGAGACCATCGGGATGTACgcgaatttcctgattttctcggCGGTTGGCCTCGTTAATTTCTTGTTCACGTATTTCTATGTGATAGAAACGAAGGGCAAGTCGCTGCAGGAGATACAGGCCGAGCTGAATGGCGAGAGACCGGTGGTGACGCAGAGCAATGGGGATAGTGAGAAAGCAGTCTGA
- the LOC109031099 gene encoding facilitated trehalose transporter Tret1 isoform X1, with product MFSATPGVRRQFAAAITCSIGCLIAGLMVGWPAPTLKKLRQPDSPVHLTPHEEAWVVNAMYYGTILSPFPSGFLINLIGRKTTLLVLAVFPTLSWILVYFSTSATMLMVARLFSGFWLGGIQTVVPLYTGEISEPHVRGIFGSFFQVSSFVGNNFSFIVAPYVTIQTMATICGFFPVLFIILFVFCPESPYYYAMKKNSKAAGKSLSWLRGDEPIMKELQTIQTSVDKELKDDETFTQKLTSIATDPANRKGFIIVETLDVMQRLCGISCMKAFSSIILPPKLGPLTTDHCTIIIGFVWMFSSLICTGLIDKAGRKPLLYASSLGIFVSMLWTGIWYYLNDNTDIDVSSFKWLPLAGFLVFGVTFSFGLGPIVKIYQGEMFPNNLKGMASALTAIIAAFASSVSTGMFPILTETIGMYANFLIFSAVGLVNFLFTYFYVIETKGKSLQEIQAELNGERPVVTQSNGDSEKAV from the exons GTTCCATCGGCTGTCTGATCGCTGGGCTCATGGTGGGCTGGCCGGCGCCGACCCTTAAGAAACTCCGACAGCCCGACTCGCCGGTCCATCTCACCCCGCATGAGGAGGCGTGGGTGGTGAACGCCATGTACTACGGCACGATCCTGAGCCCCTTTCCGAGCGGGTTCCTGATCAACCTCATCGGGAGGAAGACCACTCTCCTGGTCCTGGCCGTGTTTCCGACGCTATCATGGATCTTGGTTTACTTCAGCACTTCGGCCACCATGCTCATGGTCGCCCGCCTTTTCTCTGGATTCTGGCTCGGTGGGATACAGACCGTCGTCCCTCTCTACACTGGCGAAATCTCTGAGCCCCACGTCAGGGGTATCTTCGGATCGTTCTTTCAG GTCAGCAGTTTCGTCGGCAACAACTTCTCCTTCATCGTCGCCCCGTACGTAACGATCCAAACCATGGCGACGATATGCGGTTTCTTCCCGGTGTTGTTCATCATCCTCTTCGTATTCTGCCCCGAATCACCTTACTACTACGCCATGAAGAAAAACTCAAAAGCCGCGGGGAAGTCCCTATCCTGGCTACGCGGTGACGAGCCAATCATGAAAGAGCTCCAAACGATCCAAACCTCCGTCGATAAGGAACTAAAGGACGACGAGACATTCACCCAAAAGCTCACAAGCATAGCAACAGACCCAGCCAACCGGAAAGGCTTCATCATCGTCGAGACACTAGACGTGATGCAAAGGCTCTGCGGAATCAGTTGTATGAAAGCTTTCTCCTCCATAATCCTCCCACCGAAACTAGGACCTCTAACCACGGATCATTGTACGATCATCATCGGTTTCGTCTGGATGTTCTCCTCCCTGATCTGCACGGGTCTCATAGACAAAGCAGGCAGGAAGCCCTTACTCTACGCCTCCAGTTTGGGCATATTCGTGTCCATGCTATGGACCGGGATATGGTACTATTTGAACGACAATACCGATATCGACGTCAGCTCGTTCAAGTGGCTCCCTCTGGCGGGATTCTTAGTCTTCGGGGTCACGTTTTCCTTTGGACTGGGGCCGATCGTGAAGATCTACCAAGGGGAGATGTTCCCGAATAACCTGAAAGGCATGGCGTCGGCGTTGACCGCCATCATTGCGGCCTTTGCGTCGTCGGTCAGCACGGGGATGTTCCCGATTTTGACGGAGACCATCGGGATGTACgcgaatttcctgattttctcggCGGTTGGCCTCGTTAATTTCTTGTTCACGTATTTCTATGTGATAGAAACGAAGGGCAAGTCGCTGCAGGAGATACAGGCCGAGCTGAATGGCGAGAGACCGGTGGTGACGCAGAGCAATGGGGATAGTGAGAAAGCAGTCTGA